Proteins from a genomic interval of Euwallacea fornicatus isolate EFF26 chromosome 37, ASM4011564v1, whole genome shotgun sequence:
- the LOC136349324 gene encoding adenosine receptor A2b-like — MNFNTDSTSNYPLLIIDAMNDTLNSSCYPNSASKIEQYYIIMLPILLIASFIAMMVNVVVIASARWIRCSLTPNLKISLSLAAADAASSSMSGLLFLIEAYEFKVGVLACLLEILRLSGIVITVAHLLALSLNHYIGILKPLHYNSIVTNTKVSRAIWLLWLAPFLIVICMCAWFDSEGTLKNNFLTNSDIYPRFMMTFSFRMSYSVLFFLPVFVMVVCYSHIVFVVKKQQTRWDNLSRVGSIRIKGKVAHKMSRERKQLEGNVKAIYTTLLILGSCFLGWTPALLIYTLNCEYGCFNSGQDLANLNCNYFYFVIGLRLVENILVISKMLANPIIYSIRMREIKDGTHRMRMALVRVFCKSRRSRFEESGLYYRSRLQNSAGGGTIQVRVTSVKNEGGGTERHMEDNTIL; from the exons ATGAACTTCAACACTGACTCCACTTCTAACTACCCCTTATTGATAATAG ACGCCATGAACGACACTTTGAACAGCTCCTGCTACCCCAATTCAGCCTCCAAAATTGAACAGTACTATATCATCATGCTTCCAATCCTGCTCATTGCCAGTTTTATCGCCATGATGGTCAATGTGGTGGTTATCGCCAGCGCCAGATGGATCAGATGTAGCCTCACTccaaatcttaaaattagtttGAGCTTGGCGGCTGCCGATGCCGCCAGTTCCAGTATGAGTGGATTATTGTTCCTCATTGAAGCCTATGAGTTCAAAGTGGGAGTGTTGGCCTGTCTGTTGGAGATTTTGAGATTGAGCGGAATTG TTATTACAGTGGCCCATCTGCTGGCCCTCAGCCTGAACCATTACATTGGGATTCTGAAGCCTCTTCATTATAATTCCATAGTCACGAATACGAAG GTCTCCAGAGCAATATGGCTACTGTGGCTGGCTCCATTTCTCATTGTCATATGCATGTGCGCCTGGTTCGACTCCGAAGGGACTTTAAAGAACAATTTTCTCACCAATTCCGATATATATCCTCG GTTTATGATGACCTTCTCCTTCAGAATGTCTTACTCAGTGTTGTTCTTCCTACCCGTTTTCGTCATGGTAGTGTGTTACAGCCACATAGTCTTTGTGGTCAAGAAGCAGCAGACCCGATGGGACAATCTTTCGAGAGTCGGCAGCATCCGCATCAAAG GCAAGGTTGCGCACAAGATGAGCAGAGAGAGGAAGCAGCTTGAGGGCAACGTCAAGGCCATCTACACAACCCTTCTGATTCTGGGCTCGTGCTTCTTAGGTTGGACCCCTGCCCTTCTGATCTACACCCTCAACTGCGAGTACGGCTGCTTCAATTCCGGTCAAGACCTTGCCAACCTCAACTGCAATTACTTCTATTTTGTAATAGGGCTGCGCCTTGTCGAGAACATTCTCGTCATCTCCAAGATGCTGGCCAATCCAATTATCTACAGCATACGAATGCGAGAGATTAAG GATGGAACTCATCGAATGCGTATGGCCCTCGTTCGGGTATTCTGCAAGTCCCGTAGGAGTAGGTTTGAGGAGTCGGGGCTCTACTACAGATCAAGACTGCAGAACAGCGCGGGAGGGGGCACTATTCAAGTGAGGGTGACTTCAGTGAAGAATGAAGGTGGGGGGACTGAGAGACACATGGAGGATAACACAATTCTCTAA